One Oleidesulfovibrio alaskensis DSM 16109 DNA window includes the following coding sequences:
- a CDS encoding Com family DNA-binding transcriptional regulator, with protein sequence MRKEIRCGHCNKLLAKGEVAELEIKCPRCGTFNHVSAESPKTERQDRQNG encoded by the coding sequence ATGAGAAAAGAGATACGCTGTGGCCACTGCAATAAGCTGTTGGCCAAGGGAGAGGTCGCGGAGCTGGAAATCAAGTGCCCGCGTTGTGGAACATTCAACCATGTGAGTGCCGAGAGCCCCAAGACAGAACGGCAGGACCGTCAAAACGGATAA